A region of the Drosophila subpulchrella strain 33 F10 #4 breed RU33 chromosome 3L, RU_Dsub_v1.1 Primary Assembly, whole genome shotgun sequence genome:
ATGAACATTCATTAAATATCTTATAGAACTAATCAATTTCTTTAGGAGATCAAATGGTATTTAAGTATCCGAACATGATGATGATTTTATCATGGGTTTTTGTGTAATCAGCTTAATGCCCTCCTCAAACTCTTTAGAGTTAATCCTTTACTTGGCCAAATCCTTGAGTAACACTTAAAAGGGACGTTGAAAAATGCTTTCAGCACCGCACGTTCCTGGGGGATTCTCCGGCTGCAATGCATTTCTGCTGACCTAATCTCGACCAGCCGCATCCAAGTCACGTACATAAtttcaaaacaaaaccaaatccGAAACCCCAAATGGCTTCTGATATTTGCTCTGGCCAAAGTACGAGTATCTGAGGGGTTGGGAAACGTATTCGTGCAATGCCAGCAAGGTCAACAATGGGACTGAAAATCGAGGAACTTTAGTTTTTGGCTTTTGGAACTGAAAAACTGATAAGAAATGAAAAGCAAAATTTCAATTTAGTTTGCAATGTGTGTGTTCATTcgagttttatatttttcgttTCACTCTCACTTAGATGTTAAGGCTTAATCGATAGACAATTCGGTTTTATACATGgtacaataaataatactCAGTCTTGCGTAATACAATAATATAACAGATAACTAAAAACGAAACTAAATTTGCTTAAAGAGAGCAGGGGGGACACATTCGGAGATATATGTTATTACAGGGGGGGCAAACAACATTAGCAGACGATGCAACTATTTACAAGTGACTAAGCAATTGGGCTGCTACTCCCGGCCCTGACCCTTCACCCCCGGCCCCACCTTAACCCCTGACCCCTGACCCCTGGCTGGGCAATCACgcggcaacaacaacgaccAATGAGGCGCAATCATCGTCGGCAGCCGCCGCCGGCTGTAAACTTTGtgccactgccactgccactgcGGAGTCCAccccctcctcctcctcctgctcccCATCCTGCTGCCGCCCATTTGGCATGTTAATGCAAATGGCAGGCGTGGCTGCGGCCAAGTTGCAGGACTCCGAGGGGGACGGGGACTGGGCGGCCTCCACTTTATCCTCCTCCACTGCCGCTGACAGCTTGCACTTTTGCAGCTTATTCAGCTCGTCCTTCTCCCAATTGGAAACGCAATGGTGATGATGATGCACGGCCGCCAGCGAGGGATAGACGAACTTCATGCCGTAGGCGAAGTGCCGGGGCTGATGATGCAGTGCCTCATCGTAGCTGGGCAATCCGGTGGCGATTGTGTAGCAGGGTGGCGATTCGATTTGGTAGAATCCCGCCTCGTTGCCCCGATGGTGTGGATGCGGATTGTGGCCCTGCATCTGCTGGTGCAACAGCAGGCGGCTGGCGTCGCAGCCCACCAGGTGCGAGGAGTACGAGTCGCTGGCCGCATGGATCTGGGCACGTATGTCCTTATCTGCAATAAACAGAGAACGGAGTTTGTTAGTTGAGTTTGTCAGCAGAAAGTTTCTATTGTTTAGGGGCACAGGGAGAAAATTGGGGGAAGAAACAAGAGAAAGAACCTtgataaaaacaaaagatacTTCTTGaaaatacaagaaatttaaaaaataagaaacagGGTTTAAAGATATATTAAAATGCAGAAGCAGTAGTCCTCATAAATtctaatactttttttatggCTTTAATTCCCATTCATTTCTCTCTGTGCAGCAAAATTGGAGTGGGTGCTCCCAATCAGGCATCAAAGTTTTGACTCTGTCATTACTTTGTTTGTCCATGTCAAAGGACATTTGTAGAAGGACGGGCCCCATGgcattaaattcaatttagcGTAAAGGCGCAAACGCTTGAACTTTTCCGAATGCAGAggcaaaaaaggaaataaaaaaaattcgcAAAAAGCGGACGGAGAAGGGGAAACGGAAAGTTTTGTGCTGACCGGAAATGCCGGCGAGGATGGCAGGACAGGCGAAGTTCCTTCACAGCAGACTGACGGCCAgccaaacaacaacaactaggCAATAATACACCGGAAGTGTGCGCGTGGCAAAATggaatgaaataaaattcgctctctccctctctttcgctctctcggacacacacacactctcgcCGCCTGCCAACTGCAATGAAATAAAAGCTCGACAGCCCCGGAAAGTAGGCAGCAGAaagcatttaatttttataatgcCGCAGCCGCTGTCCATGTGTGTGTgctatgtgtgtgtgtttgtttcaaattaAGCAGAGTTAAATTAAGATTGGAAAATTCCAATTTCCATGCACACGCACTCTAAGCCGCGGCCATCAAAGAATTTAATTTGGTCGTATTTTGAGTTACAGCCATGATTAAAAATGGATGGAGCAATAATTTGCCTCAAATAGAATTTCCCCTTTGCATATGGAGAGCCGAAAAAAGGCAGGTATTCAGTgttattaaatgcaatttaaactgcattcaataaataaatagggGATCGTCCCTGGCCGTTTTTTGCCCGATTTAATTTCGCTGGCTGGGCTGAAAAAA
Encoded here:
- the LOC119554968 gene encoding protein commissureless 1, encoding MISTTDYPAVETTTSAEELYAEYIAAPASSMSPAAIAEHLQQNQITFEIPSAHDLRHIDALNSFNALLQRIGNAAVSYDPAPPSGWSPDGSISTEQLSKSVVLDLADLRDRSEDSAESSWWNQIFGDADMHVIINYLWIGVVSSLVVLSLVFILFSCYFYRKFRTWKKCNKDIRAQIHAASDSYSSHLVGCDASRLLLHQQMQGHNPHPHHRGNEAGFYQIESPPCYTIATGLPSYDEALHHQPRHFAYGMKFVYPSLAAVHHHHHCVSNWEKDELNKLQKCKLSAAVEEDKVEAAQSPSPSESCNLAAATPAICINMPNGRQQDGEQEEEEGVDSAVAVAVAQSLQPAAAADDDCASLVVVVAA